The following coding sequences are from one Mytilus trossulus isolate FHL-02 chromosome 8, PNRI_Mtr1.1.1.hap1, whole genome shotgun sequence window:
- the LOC134681538 gene encoding uncharacterized protein LOC134681538 yields MGSFSFLRIWISLGNCSETPNVEFFRFFGNSILADYHALDYLEEYRCRQDPFLCLEIAIIAPLKHIQTDKKYLIIIDALDECDTPMGNDLYDLLAKKVSDIPPFFQFLFTSRKIRKVLYEFTTLRNVLEIDLEKFEERNILDAHKLIEITSNLTDGKTLQLVKMSNGNLLHINSYLDYYRKNTAWEFSKVPKTLENIYHLNLERILGTNGSTFVQLNAIFEVLCAAANPIDFEELFLITDVGANKRRTFSMLLGNEFGHFLQHFDNKLSFQHKSLKEFLTNDSRKLLPFYINITRGHTLFIKHFLHEPMYQNVRNEKDLLDIASHVALTYNNQFVKTFLKLFNRTHLDHTRLLICMASEVNCYDTANLIIQLITQSGLSSSNMSNAAFIASSNGNFKTLISFHEKKVNFKSKYNIYLEHSMKGPELVHMCKFMFFCGYNVFHIAAQRGYVEIVDYLRNKYPDILYEQNSIHLNAFQLAAENGHTKLIELFLDIDLSLADQHSLYYASQHGHGEIVSLLLNYVNETCLPCNGTLYWLPALSFRKQNNITIQIEVLGKNSNHLHNLNLSLLGQMLYNIEHAVLLDDWRLITCESALNAAVRNGHLRIVKSLLEEKVNTLHCEMFDGRTPLMTAAMYDQTEVFRYLNDSGGHFAFRCKRKCVYEDKMEKPELDLLNEKTCPENGSFSHLLAIHNSYGIIKYLLKNGFDDWESRDSKGLTPSHYAFCCNSNNFIKLVVFADKDKVHLNLNSKSSNGSTPYHSAAICKSLILSHYVDTSVRNIPDKVDNNNRSILHYGLMQLVSQEEAIQIDRVGKDYFLDLLFRVAINNKHDYMRLDMDGRNVLHYAASSGNYWAFLKVVQTLKNDEINVLLYCKDKRGYTPLKAAFDALTPRQSFESLKIPLNCSLNELFSTPCKANLSVFLLPHEYFIFTVSKYLSSSNYFTPFNVKDYLILAINKSRIYPVLVLKSYAPKEFNDIVSTSTEIPSLLAKSDIQIIAEHIFNADNSLRCNKSESPLHQLVLNAMNGHDISPLNSFLINVFKKFSSSYLDQCYDKDGYNLLHRAAMGGNIGTMKLMLKRGMNVSRLSKNGRSVLELCIYSSPFLKNGRVPSYYVSGPRFHVLEYVFQSETLNISFDRTHTIDFDTTSDLLVDKMAESLKKDVLQKDICNRKNIG; encoded by the coding sequence ATGGGTAGTTTTTCCTTCCTCCGTATCTGGATTTCTTTAGGCAATTGTTCCGAGACGCCAAATGTcgaatttttcagattttttggtAATTCAATATTAGCTGATTATCATGCTCTTGATTATTTAGAGGAATATAGATGCAGACAGGACCCATTTTTATGTTTAGAAATAGCCATCATAGCACctttaaaacatatacaaactgataaaaagtatttaataataattgatGCACTCGATGAATGCGACACACCAATGGGAAACGATCTATATGACTTACTGGCCAAAAAGGTATCTGATATTCCACCATTCTTCCAGTTCTTATTTACATCTAGGAAAATACGTAAAGTTCTGTATGAGTTCACGACACTTCGAAATGTGTTAGAAATCGACTTGGAAAAATTCGAAGAAAGGAATATTCTTGATGCAcacaaattaattgaaataacatCTAATCTAACGGACGGAAAGACATTGCAACTTGTGAAAATGTCCAATGGGAATTTACTTCATATAAATTCGTATCTTGATTACTACAGAAAAAATACAGCATGGGAGTTTTCCAAAGTTCCAAAAAcactagaaaatatttaccaTCTTAATCTTGAACGAATTCTTGGGACAAATGGGTCAACATTTGTACAGTTGAATGCCATATTTGAGGTTTTATGCGCTGCAGCAAACCCTATAGATTTTGAAGAGTTATTCTTAATTACAGATGTTGGTGCTAATAAACGTAGAACATTTTCTATGCTTCTAGGCAACGAATTTGGTCACTTTCTGCAGCATTTTGACAACAAACTCTCCTTCCAACATAAATCTTTGAAAGAATTTCTAACAAACGACTCCAGAAAActtttgccattttatataaatattacaagaGGACATACGTTATTCATTAAGCATTTTCTACACGAACCGATGTACCAAAATGTTCGTAACGAAAAGGATTTACTAGATATAGCGTCTCACGTGGCTTTGACATACAACAACCAGTTTGTCAAAACATTTCTCAAGTTATTCAATAGAACACATTTAGATCATACTAGACTTTTAATATGTATGGCAAGCGAAGTTAATTGCTATGACACCGCAAATCTAATTATTCAGCTGATTACTCAGTCCGGTTTAAGCAGttcaaacatgtcaaatgcCGCCTTCATTGCATCTTCGAatggaaatttcaaaacattgatttcatttcatgaaaaaaaggTCAACTTCAAATCGAAGTATAATATTTATCTGGAGCATTCAATGAAAGGGCCTGAATTAGTACACATgtgtaaatttatgtttttctgtGGGTACAATGTATTCCATATTGCAGCTCAAAGGGGATATGTTGAAATAGTGGACTATCTACGTAACAAATATCCAGATATTCTTTATGAGCAAAATAGtattcatttaaatgcatttcaaCTTGCTGCAGAAAACGGACATACAAAACTAATTGAACTATTTCTTGATATCGATTTGTCGCTTGCGGATCAGCATTCCTTATACTACGCGTCACAACACGGACATGGTGAAATTGTTTCACTCTTGCTTAACTACGTTAACGAAACCTGTTTACCATGTAACGGAACTTTATATTGGCTTCCCGCCTTATCATTTAGAAAACAGAATAACATAACAATTCAAATTGAGGTTCTGGGTAAAAACTCAAATCACCTCCATAATCTAAACTTATCACTTTTAGGTCAAATGCTATATAACATAGAACATGCAGTGCTTTTGGACGACTGGCGGCTTATAACTTGTGAAAGTGCTTTAAACGCAGCTGTTAGGAATGGCCACTTAAGAATAGTCAAATCATTACTGGAAGAAAAAGTAAACACTTTACATTGTGAAATGTTTGATGGGCGTACACCCTTAATGACAGCCGCGATGTATGACCAGACAGAAGTATTTAGATACTTAAATGATTCCGGTGGACATTTTGCTTTTCGTTGTAAGAGAAAATGTGTGTATGAGGACAAAATGGAAAAACCGGAGTTggatttattaaatgaaaagacATGTCCAGAAAACGGaagtttttcacatttgttagcAATTCACAACAGCTATggtattatcaaatatttactaaaaaatgGTTTTGACGATTGGGAATCACGCGACAGCAAGGGATTAACTCCTTCACACTATGCATTTTGTTGCAATAGCAATAACTTTATAAAACTTGTAGTGTTTGCTGATAAAGACAAGGTGCACTTAAATCTAAACTCAAAGTCGTCTAATGGATCTACTCCCTATCATTCTGCAGCAATCTGTAAATCACTCATTCTCTCTCATTATGTTGATACGAGTGTCAGAAACATACCAGACAAAGTTGATAACAACAACCGCAGTATTTTACACTATGGATTGATGCAACTAGTTAGTCAGGAAGAGGCAATACAAATTGACCGAGTCGGAAAGGATTATTTTTTGGATTTATTGTTTAGAGTAGCTATAAACAATAAGCATGATTATATGAGATTAGACATGGACGGAAGAAATGTTTTGCACTATGCAGCATCTAGTGGTAACTACTGGGCATTCTTGAAGGTTGTGCAGACTCTGAAGAACGATGAAATTAACGTACTGTTATACTGTAAAGACAAAAGAGGATATACTCCCCTAAAAGCAGCATTTGATGCGTTAACTCCCCGTCAATCATTTGAATCTCTTAAAATCCCACTTAACTGCAGTCTGAATGAATTATTTTCAACCCCATGTAAGGCaaatttgtcagtttttcttttacctcatgaatattttatatttacagtctCAAAATATCTGTCATCTTCAAATTATTTCACCCCATTCAATGTAaaagattatttgattttgGCTATAAATAAGTCACGAATATATCCTGTTTTAGTTTTAAAGAGTTACGCACCAAAGGAATTTAATGACATTGTATCAACCTCTACCGAAATACCATCTTTACTTGCTAAATCAGACATACAAATCATAGCTGAGCATATATTTAATGCTGACAATTCTTTGCGTTGCAACAAATCTGAAAGTCCTCTGCACCAACTAGTGCTGAATGCAATGAACGGCCACGATATTTCACCATTGAATTCATTTCTTATTAATGTGTTTAAGAAATTTTCCTCTTCGTATCTTGATCAATGTTATGACAAAGACGGATATAATTTATTACATAGAGCCGCAATGGGAGGAAACATCGGAACAATGAAACTTATGTTAAAAAGAGGAATGAATGTTTCTCGTCTATCAAAGAATGGCCGCAGTGTCCTTGAACTATGCATTTATTCTTCGCCTTTTTTGAAAAACGGCCGAGTTCCCTCATATTATGTTAGCGGTCCGAGATTCCATGTCTTAGAATATGTTTTCCAATCAGAGACATTAAATATATCTTTTGACAGAACACATACTATTGACTTTGACACAACCTCAGATTTATTGGTGGACAAAATGGCAGAGTCTTTGAAGAAAGATGTACTTCAAAAGGATATAtgtaacagaaaaaatattggaTAA